ATCCGCTTGACGCACGCTGTCCAGGCTGAAGCCGCCGTCGAACAGGCGAATGAAGGGACCGATGGCGCAGGAGCCGTTGTTGTCCTTGGCCTTGGTCAGCAGCAAGGCGCTGCGGCCTTCGATGTCGCGCAGGTTGACGTCGTTGCCCAGCGTGGCGCCGACGATTTCGCCGCGGCTGTCCACCGCCAGCACGATCTCGGGTTCGGGATTGTTCCAGCGGGATTCGGGCAATACGCCGATTTGCGCGCCCGTCCCCACCGACGCCATGGGCGGCGCCTTGGAGAAAACCTCGGCGTCCGGGCCGATCCCCACCTCCAGGTATTGCGACCACTGGCCGCGCTCGGTCAGTTCAGCCTTCAGTTTGGCCGCTTCGGGCGAGCCCGGCCGCAGGCGGGACAGGTCCGAGCCGATCAGCGCCTGCATGCGGACACGGATTTCCTCGGCGCGGCTGGCATCGCCGCCGGCCTCTTCCTCGATCATGCGTTCCAGCAGACTGATGGCGAAAGTGACGCCTGCCGCCTTGACGGGCTGCAGGTCGCAAGGCGCCAGCAGGCGCAAGCCCTCCTGGCCTGCCAGGCTGGCTGCCATCAGGGCATGCACGTCGCCCAGCCACTCGCCGGCGGCGCTGGCCGCGAGCGCCACGCGGTCGGGACGGTCCAGCAGGTCCGCCATGGTGGGCGCGGCCGCCGTGATGTCGATCACTTCGCCGCGGCGCACCGCCACGACGCAGGGGCCATGCCCCGGCCGCCACACCCGCCCCACCAGCAACGCCTGTTCCAGATCGACGGGCAGCGCCTTTGCTTGGTCCATGAGTCTCCTCGCCTTGTTCGAATGATGTGCGGGGCAGTCTAGGAGACTTCCATTATCATGTCCAACATCATGAATTTATGTCCAATATATTGGACAAACAGAGCATGGCTACCGTACACGACGTCCCCGCCATCCGCCGCACGCACGACATCCTGCAAGTGCTGGCCGGCCGCAACACGCCGGTCAAGGCATCGGAACTGGCCGAATCCTGCCAGCTCGCCCGCAGCACGCTCTATCTGCTGCTGGATTGCCTGGAACAGCGCCGCTGGATCGAGCGCCGGGATGGCGGCTATGTCATCGGCATCGAACTGATGGCACTGGGCCATGCCTATCTGCGCCAGGACGGGCTGCAAGCGGCATTCCAGGCGGCCGCCGGCGCTTTCGTGGCGCGGCACAACGAAGTGGTGCAGCTGGCGACGCTGGATGGTTTCGATGTGGTCTACCTGGCCCGCGAGGACGCGCGCCGCCCCGTGCGGCTGGTGTCGGACCTGGGCCTGCGCCTGCCGGCGCACGCCTGCGCGCTGGGCAAGGCGTTGCTGGCCAGCCTGCCGCCCGAAGACCTGGCCGCCCGCGTACCGGATACGCTGCCGCGCGTCACCGAACGCAGTCTCGCCACCCGCGCCGCGCTCGACCAGGAACTGGAACAGGTGCGCAGCACGGGCCTCGCTCAGGATCTGGAGGAAGTGGCGACCGGCCTGGTCTGCTATGCCGCCTACGTGGGCATGACGCCGCTGGGCAAGCGGATAGCCGTCAGCACCTCCATCCCCACCGACCGGCTGGACGAAGCCCACCGCCGCGACGTGATCGACGGGATTCAGCGGGTGGCGCGGGACATCGCCCTGCGGGTGATCCCCGGCGCTTGAAGCGCGCATGCGACACCTAAGCCCTTAGCCTGCAACAGCTTTTTGACTTTCTGAAAGTCCCGGGCTAATATTCCGGATTCGGTCAGCAATGCCCGAATTACGTCGGTTGCATTTGCGTCACCCCTCTGGGTGCCAAGGAAGGTTCAACTTTCCCAGGCATCAAGGCCTTTTTTCTTCCGCCAGGCTCTGGCGCCAGGAGAAGAAAGCGCCCCGCCAGAGCGGCAATCCCGCCCAGCAGGGCGGGCAGCGCAGATGGACCCATTTACCTATTTAAGGAATCCCCCATGTACGCGGTCGTAAAAACCGGTGGCAAGCAGTATCGCGTTGCCGCTGGCGAAAAACTCAAGATAGAACAGATACCGGCAGACATTGGGCAAGAAATCACCCTGGACCAAGTGCTGTCCGTGGGCGAAGGCGACCAACTGAAAGTTGGCACGCCCCTCGTCTCCGGCGCCGTGGTCAAGGCAACGGTTCTTGCGCAAGGCCGCCACGACAAGGTCAAGATCTTCAAGATGCGCCGTCGCAAGCACTACCAGAAGCGTCAGGGCCACCGTCAGAACTACACCGAAATCCGCATCGAAGCCATCACGGCTTAAGAAGCGACTCGGTACCACTTAGCAGGAGCTAAACATGGCACAGAAAAAGGGCGGCGGCTCTACGCGGAACGGACGCGACTCAGAATCGAAGCGTCTGGGCGTCAAGGCATTCGGCGGCGAATTGATTCCCGCTGGTTCGATCATCGTGCGTCAGCGCGGCACGCGCTTCCACGCTGGCGTGAACGTCGGCATGGGCAAGGATCACACCCTGTTCGCGCTGATCGACGGCAAGGTTCAATTCGGCTTCAAGGGCGCGTTGAACAAGCAGACCGTTTCGATCGTCGCTGCCGAGTAATCGGACCAGCACGGTCAGCAACGCGGTTCGCCGCGTTCCAGAACGGCAAAAGCCCTGTCGCATGCGGCAGGGCTTTTTTGTTTTAAGCTTTTCCAGATTTCGGGCAGCAGCCGGACGGTTCCGGCCCCTGCCTCCCGGCGGCGCCGAATGACGGCCCCGCCCCACTCCTTACCACTACACGCGCGGACATCATGAAATTCGTAGACGAAGCCACCATCGAAGTCGTCGCCGGCAAAGGCGGCAATGGCGTGGCGAGCTTTCGCCGCGAAAAGTTCATTCCCAGAGGCGGCCCGGACGGCGGCGACGGCGGACGCGGCGGCACCATCTTCGCGGTGGCCGACCGCAACATCAACACGCTGATCGACTACCGCTACGCCCGCCTGCACCGCGCCAAGAACGGCGAAAACGGCCGCGGCTCGGACCAGTACGGCGCGGCCGCGCCGGACATCACGCTGCGCGTGCCGGTGGGCACCATCATCCATGACGCCGACACCGGCGAAGTCCTGTTCGACCTGAACCAGCACGAACAAAAAGTCGTGCTGGCGGCCGGCGGCCAGGGCGGCATGGGCAATATCCACTTCAAGTCCAGCGTCAACCGCGCGCCCCGCCAATGGACGCCCGGCAAGGAAGGCGAGCACCGCTACCTGCGCATGGAACTGAAGGTGCTGGCGGACGTGGGCCTGCTGGGCCTGCCCAACGCCGGCAAGTCCACGCTGATCACGCGCATTTCCAATGCCAAGCCGAAGATCGCGGACTACCCCTTCACCACGCTGCACCCCAACCTGGGCGTGGTGCGCACCTCGCCGTCGCGCAGCTTCGTCGTGGCCGACATTCCCGGCCTGATCGAAGGCGCCTCCGAAGGCGCCGGCCTGGGCCACCTGTTCCTGCGCCACCTGGCGCGCACCCGCGTGCTGCTGCACCTGGTGGACGTGTCCACGCCCGACCCGGACGCGGATCCCGTCGAGCAGGCCGTGGTCGACGCGCGCGCCATCGTCGAGGAACTGCGCCGCTACGATCCGGAACTGGCCGCCAAGCCGCGCTGGCTGGTCCTGAACAAGCTGGACATGGTGCCCGACCCCGAGGACACTAAGCGCCGCTTCCTTGAACTCTACGACTGGAAGGGCCCGGTGTTCGGTATTTCCGGCCTGTCGGGTGAAGGCACGCAAGACCTGATCTACGCGCTGCAGGACTACCTGGACGCCGAGCGCGAAAAGGAACACCTGTCGCAAGACCAGGCCGAAGAGAACTATGTCGCGCCGGACCCGCGCTTCGACGACAAGCGCTCGACCGCCGACCAGCGCCCCGCGCCGCGCGGCGACGACGAATAAGCCATAATCGCAGTCCTTACGATTACGCCTTTTTCTCGCCGCAGCCGGCCGCCATCATGTCTGCTGAAACACCTGTCGTTTCCGTCGTCACCAACGCCCAGCGTCTCGTCGCCAAAGTCGGCTCGTCGCTGGTCACCAACGAAGGCCGAGGCCTGGACCGCGCCGCCGTGGCGCACTGGGCCGCGCAGATCGCCGCCCTGCACAAGCAGGGCAAGCAGATCGTGCTGGTCTCCAGCGGCGCCATCGCCGAAGGCATGGCGCGCCTGGGCTGGCGCAAGCGCCCATCGGTGATGCATGAACTGCAGGCGGCCGCGGCCGTGGGCCAGATGGGCCTGTGCCAGGCCTACGAGGCGGCCTTCGCCGAATACGGCCTGCGCACCGCCCAGATCCTGCTGACGCACGAAGACCTGGCCGACCGCCACCGCTACCTGAACGCCCGCAGCACGCTGTTCGCGCTGCTGCGCCTGGGCGTGGTGCCGATCGTGAACGAGAACGACACGGTCGTCACCGACGAAATCCGGCTGGGCGACAACGACACCCTGGGCGCGCTGGTCACCAATCTGATCGAAGCCGACACGCTGATCATCCTGACCGATCAACGCGGCCTGTACGACTCCGATCCGCGCAAGAACCCTGACGCCAAGTTCATGTCGCACGCCCAGGCTGGCGACCCCGCGCTGGAAGCCATGGCTGGCGGCGCGGGCAGCGGCATCGGCACGGGCGGCATGCTGACCAAGGTGTTGGCGGCCAAGCGCGCGGCGCATAGCGGCGCGCATACCGTCATCGCATCGGGCCGCGAGCGCAACGTGCTCACGCGCCTGGCCCAGGGCGAGTGCATCGGCAGCGAATTGCGCGCCGTGCTGCCCGTGTGGTCCGCGCGCAAGCAGTGGCTGGCCGATCACCTGCGCCTGCGCGGACGCGTGGTGCTGGATGACGGCGCCGTGCAGGCGCTGCTGCGCGAGGGCAAGAGCCTCCTGCCCATCGGCGTGACCGAGGTGGAAGGCGAGTTCGGCCGCGGCGACGTGGTCGCCTGCGTGGATGGCCAGGGCCGCGAATGCGCCCGCGGCCTGATCAACTACTCATCGGCCGACACTCGCCGCATCCTGCGCCAGCCTTCGTCGCAGATCGCGCGCATTCTGGGCAGCATGACCGAACCCGAGCTCATGCATCGGGATAACCTGGTAGTGCTCTAAGACCCTGCATGCTTGCTGCGCCTTGGGGCAGCAGGATGTAGCCCCACCCCCGCACCGCGAGCACGGGCAAGTCGATATTGAGGCGGCGCGCCTTGCTGCGCAGCCGCGACAAGAGCACGTCAACCCGCCGCGCCCCATCCAGGGCTTTGCGCTTACCGGCAGGGAAAAAGCATTCGCGGCGCAGGCAATAGCCCGGCGCGCTCAACAAGCGGACAAAAAAAGCGCGCTCGGTGACCGTCAACGGCAGAAACTCGCCAGCCGGCCCCGCCAGCGCGCCGGCGTGCGGGTCTAGCCTCCAAGGCAAGGCGGTGGACGGCGCGCGCCGGTACAGATTGCGCAGCAGGGCATCCCATTCCAACGCGTCCATACCTGCAGCGGTACAGACGTCCGCGCCCGCATCCAGCGCGGCGATGCGATCGGACGCGTCGACATCTGCGGCCTGCCACAGCACCGCCATAGCGGGCGCCGCCCGGCGCAGCATGGCAATGAGGCTTGGCACTCCCTGAGTACCTCCCAAAAGTACCAGGGCATCAGCGCCCTGCGCCTGCAAGTGTTCCAATACGGCAGCGGACGAATCGAACACGCGGACCTGCCAACGCAACAGACGCAAAGCCTCGGCGAAATTCTCGTCCGCCCTTGCGTCGAGCCGTACGACGAAGACGCTGCCTCGTTGCTCCATGCGCTCACCTTTGATAAATATCACTTAAGTAATATTTATAACCACCAAAGCGCGTGACCAGCAAGCTTCAATCGCCGGTGTGAAAACATTCTCAGACCGACTGAAGCATGCGCGCCTGCTGCGTGGCCACACGCAGAAAGACCTCGCTCGTCTGGCGCGCATTTCGCAAAGCGCCATCGGCAGCTACGAAAGCGGCCTGCGGCACTCAAGCCGCTCGGCCCGCAAGCTGGCACAGGTCCTGAAGGTCGAGGTCGAATGGCTGGAAACCGGCAAGGGCCCGCTGGAACTTCCCGTGGAAGGCTACGACCTCAGCAACACGCTGCCCGCGCCCGGCGTGGCCGAACCCGTACCGCGCCCCGGCGGTCGGCCGCGTCCGATGGCGCCCTGGCCCTTCCCGAATATTTCGCCTTCGCTGTTCGAATCGCTCACGGCCGACGACCGCGTGATCCTTGAATCGATCACACAGGCCTACATCGAAAAAACCATCCTCATCCGCCGCGGCGCCAAAACGCGCGGCCGCAAGCTGGGCTGATCGCGGGCAGCCTTTGCGGGCCTCGCGCAAGCTCACGTCCGCCAAGCGCATCCCAGTGACAGAAATCGCGCAGTAGCTCCCCTGCCTCTCGATAAAGCACATACAGTGGTCGGCGATTTTTCGCGCCGCCGCTTGCGGTATTACGTGCAACTTCGACTACGCCATTGGCGTACAAACCAATCATGGTTTTCATAGAAACCAGCGTCTTTACCCGGCAAATCACCTCCTTGCTGCCCGATGATGGCTATCGAGAATTGCAGCGATGTTGCTGGAGGATCCCGCATGCGGCCGGGAACCGGCAAGAGCGGTGGGATACGGGTGATCTACGACTGGCTCACCGATGAAGACCAGATTCTGATGCTGTTGGCCTACCCAAAGAGCGTGCGGGACAACCTGAGCGCAGCGGAACTTTCTGAACTGCGGGCGCTGGTAAAGGACTTGTGAAATGGACAAGCAGTTACTTGCCGATTTGAAGACAAGCCTCAAAGAAGCGGCAGCGATACGCAAGGGAGAGACGCGTCCTTCGAGGATATCCACGCTCGATCCTCTGGACGTGAAGCAGGTGCGCGAACAGACCAAGCTGTCTCAAGCTGAGTTTGCGGCGGCGTTGCAGGTCAGCGTTCGCACCTTGCAAAACTGGGAGCAAAAGCGCCGGGTTCCTACCGGACCGGCTGCCGCTCTGCTGAAAGTCGTGGCCAACGAGCCTGAGATCGCGCTACGCGCCTTGCACCGTCAGGCACACGGGGCCGCGCAAAAGACGCCAAGCCCTCATCAATCCTCCTCCGCGCATCGTGCGCGGACGTAAAAAAGCCCGGCATTGCCGGGCTTTTCGCCGCTAGCCTCGCTCAGGGCTTGGCAGCGGGAGCCGGAGCAGCACCGCCAGCCGGCGGCACGGCGGCGTCGCCGCGGATCTTGGCGGCGATTTCCGAGGCGGCCTGGGCCGAGGCCACACCGAAGGCCAGCACGCCGCGGTTCAGCGGTTCGCCGATGAGCGGGGCGGCGACCAGTTCCTGGTCGATCACGAGCGCCAGCATGTTGCCGACGTTCTTCGTGCTGACGTCATTGAGCTTGCGCGCGCCGGCTTCCGAGAAGCGCAGGCCGACGAAGTTCTGGCCCTGGCGGTCGACCAGCGCGGCGGCGTCGGTGAGATCTGCGCGCGTCAGGACGGGCACCGTCTGCATGTAGAGCTTGCCGTCGGGCAGGTTGATTTCGCGCATGCCGGCGCCGGGCTGCTTCTGCGCCAGGTAGAAGTCCACTGAGGCCGCGGCGGCGGCGGGCTTGGCGGCCTCTTGGCCTGCTTGCGGCGTGGCGGTATCGCCAGACGTCTTAGTCGGGGCGGTCTTGCAACCCGCTAGCGCCAACGTCACGACTACCAGGGCGGGCGCCAATTTGCGTAGGGTCAGTTGCATGCTCGTTTCCTTCTTAATGTGGACTAAGACCAGGCGATGCACTCCATCCCCGGCACTGGAAAAGTGTACCGAACCTGAATGACAGTGTCGCCCCAGTCTGAATCCAATTGTAAAGCGGTAATACCAGCTGCCGCCTGCTCCGGCTGACACGGCGCAGCAGCCACGCGATTCGTCGGAACGCGCGCCAGCCTCTATACTTCGCTTTCGCGCAGGGGTACTCGTCCCGCCTACATGGCCGGACGTGTTGAGAGAGTCCCTTCGTACCAGTACGGATAATGCCGATGCTGGGAGCCGTATTCCCGCCATGCGTCTTTGCGCGCGCGGCGGGAATTCCTTCCCGATCGGCTCCAACCACTCGCTTGGAGCTTTCCATGAACGCCAATCCCAAATTCCTGGCCGCTACCGCCGAAGTCGACGCGGCGGCCGTCGCACCGCTGCCCAAATCTCGCCGCGTGTATGAAGTGGGCTCGCGCCCCGACATCCGCGTGCCATTCCGCGAGATCGAGCAGGACGATACGCCAACGATGTTCGGCGGCGAGAAGAATCCGCCGCTCACCGTCTACGACTGCAGCGGCCCCTACACCGACCCCGAAGCCAAGATCGACATCCGCCGCGGCCTGCCCGAACTGCGCCGCGCCTGGATCGAAGAGCGCGGCGACACGGAAGTGCTGTCGGGTCCGACCAGCGACTATGGCAAGGAACGCCTGACCGATCCCAAGCTGACGGCCATGCGCTTTGACCTGCAGCGTCCGCCGCGCCGCGCCAAGTCCGGCGCCAACGTGTCGCAGATGCATTACGCGCGCCGCGGCATCATCACGCCGGAAATGGAATACGTGGCGATCCGCGAGAGCCTGCGCCGCGAACACTACCTGCAGACGCTGCGCGACAGCGGCCCCGACGGCGAGAAGATGGTCAAGCGCCTGCTGCGCCAGCACCCGGGCCAGTCCTTCGGCGCCTCCATTCCCGCGGCCATCACGCCCGAGTTCGTGCGCGACGAGATCGCGCGCGGCCGCGCCATCATCCCCGCCAACATCAACCACCCTGAAGTGGAGCCGATGGCCATCGGCCGCAACTTCCTGGTGAAGATCAACGCCAACATCGGCAACTCCGCCGTCAGCTCCGGCATCGGCGAGGAAGTGGAAAAGATGACCTGGGCGATCCGCTGGGGCGGCGACACGGTCATGGATCTGTCCACCGGCAAGCACATCCACGAAACGCGCGAATGGATCATCCGCAACTCGCCCGTGCCGATCGGCACCGTGCCGATCTACCAGGCGCTGGAGAAGGTCGACGGCAAGGCCGAGGACCTGACCTGGGAGATCTTCCGCGACACGCTGATCGAACAGGCCGAACAGGGCGTGGACTATTTCACGATCCACGCGGGCGTGCGCCTGCCGTTCATTCCGATGACGGCCGACCGCATGACCGGCATCGTCTCGCGCGGCGGCTCGATCATGGCCAAGTGGTGCCTGGCACACCACAAGGAGAGCTTCCTGTACGAGCGCTTCGAGGAAATCTGCGAAATCATGAAGGCCTACGACGTCAGCTTCTCGCTGGGCGACGGCCTGCGTCCGGGCTCGGGCTACGACGCCAACGACGAAGCGCAATTCGCCGAGTTGAAGACCCTGGGCGAGCTGACGCAGGTGGCCTGGAAGCATGACGTACAGGTCATGATCGAAGGCCCGGGCCACGTGCCGATGCAGATGATCAAGGAAAACATGGAGCTGCAGCTGGAACATTGCCACGAGGCGCCGTTCTACACGCTGGGCCCCCTGACCACCGACATCGCTCCCGGCTACGACCACATCACTTCCGGCATCGGCGCGGCGCTGATCGGCTGGTACGGCACGGCGATGCTCTGTTATGTGACGCCGAAGGAACACCTGGGCCTGCCGAACAAGAAGGACGTGAAGGACGGCATCATCACGTACAAGATCGCGGCCCACGCGGCAGACCTGGCCAAGGGCCATCCGGGCGCGGCGATCCGCGACAACGCGCTGTCCAAGGCGCGCTTCGAATTCCGCTGGGACGACCAGTTCAACCTGGGGCTGGATCCGGACACGGCGAAGGAATTCCACGACGAGACGCTGCCGAAGGATTCGATGAAGGTGGCGCACTTCTGCTCGATGTGCGGACCGCATTTCTGCTCGATGAAGATCACCCAGGACGTGCGGGATTATGCGGCGGCTCAGGGGGTTAGCGAGAAGGACGCGTTGCAGAAGGGGATGGAGGAGAAGTCCATCGAGTTCGTTAAGAAGGGGGCCGAGGTTTATCATCGGCAGTGATGTTGTTGCTACGTCTGTTTTGAGTTCTTGAGACGCACGACGCGGCAGTGGCCTGCCGGACGCTGGGGCGAGCGGTTTGCTTGGCGTTCTTGCCACCGGTGGGGGATGGGCGAGAATCTTGCGGGGCCCGCCCCCGGCCGGCCGCGCGGGCGGCCTTTGAGGGGCTTACGCGGTGTCTCGCGTCGGATGATGACGCTGCGCGCAGGTGGTGAGTGCGTGGAGGTGGGCAGGACGGAAGAGTGCGTGAGGGTCCGGCCGTGGGCTACTTGTGCTGGACGCTGGGGTTCTTGCTTGGTGCTTCACCCATCCCACGGAAGCGTCATGAGGCGCCAAACGTTCGTCATTTCAACTCCGCCGCCGGATGGGCGGCGCGCGCGAGACGATCTGCGTGCGCAAGCTTCTGTCCAACGCGTGCCGCCCATCACCGCCCCTCCCCCAAAACGGCGACACCCACCAGCAAACCACCCGTCGCACTCGCGCCAGCGCCCCCCTCACGACGCACGCAAGCGCGCATGCTCATTACGGCCGCCCGGGCGGCCGCAATGAGCAGGCCTCGCAAGACTCGACACTGAACACGGCTCTAGCGATGCGACAGGCCAAGACGCAGGTAGCACGGCGGCGCTGGCGGTGTGGCGGCGAGCAACCTCGATGCGCCCGAGGGAATCCGAAGGGAAGGCCGAAGGCCTGGACGAGGATGACAACGGGGCAGTCCGGAGCGAAGGCTCCGGACCGCAATCGTGGGCGCTCGCCGCCACACCGCCAGCGCCGCCGTGCGGCCTACGAAGCTTCGCTCATGCACACCGACGAAGCTCCGCTCAAAAACGCCCCAAAAAAACTACAGCAACTTCCCAGGATTCATAATCCCCGCAGGATCCAACACAGCCTTGATTTCCCGCATCAACCGCAACTCCAGCGCATCCTTGCTATGCAGGAAATGATCCCGCTTCAGCTGCCCGATCCCGTGCTCAGCCGAAATGCTCCCGCCATAGCGATTGACCTCGTCCAGCACCGCGTCCGTGATCCCCGCCCCATGCACCGCCACCCAGTCGCGGTCGGCGCCCGCCGGACGCGACAGGTTGTAGTGCAGGTTGCCGTCGCCGAAGTGGCCGAAGATGAAGGGGCGGATGTCCGGGTACAGCGCGCGCACGCGCGCTTCAGCGGATTCCATGAAAGCGGGAATGTGTTCGATCGGCAGCGACACGTCGTGCTTCAGGTGCGGGCCGTCGGCACGCTGGGCTTCGGAGATTTCCTCGCGCAGCTTCCATAGCGCCTGCAATTGCGCCAGCGATGCGGAAACGGCCGCGTCCAGGCACAGGCCACGCTCCAGCGCCGTGCCGATCACGTTTTCAACAAGGCCGTTTAGCGCGGCCTCGTCGGCCGTGTCCGCCAGCTCCACCAGCACATAGGCCGGATAGCGCTGAGCAAAAGGTTCCTGTACGCCTGCGGCATGCGTCAGCACCAGGTCCAGGCAATCGCCCGAGAAGTATTCGAATGCCTGCAGCCGCGCGCCGCATTGCTCGAACAGGATCTCGAACAGTTGCAGCGCCTGCATCGGCGATTCGACGGCGGCCAGCACCACCGAGCGCACGTCGGTGCGCGGGAACAGGCGCAAGGCAACGGCGGTGATGACGCCCAGCGTGCCTTCGGAACCGATCAGCAATTGCTTAAGGTCATAGCCGGTATTGTCCTTGCGCAGCGTGCGCAGGCCGTGAAAGATCTCGCCCGCGGGCAGCACGGCTTCCAGGCCCAGCACCAGTTCGCGCGCCATGCCGTAGCGCACCACGTTCACGCCGCCCGCGTTGGTGGCGACGTTGCCGCCGATCTGGCTGGAGTCTTCCGCCGCCAGGCTCAGCGGCAGCAGACGGCCAGCGTCCTGCGCGGCGCGGCGCAAGTTGCCCAGGATGGCGCCGGCCTCGGCCACCATGGTGTTGGCGATGGTGTCGATGGAGCGCACCGCATTCATGCGGTCCAGGCTCAGCACCACGTTGCCCGCGGCGGCATCCGGCGTGGCGCCGCCGCACAGGCCGGTGTTGCCGCCGCGCGGCACCACCGGCACGCCTGCCTCCTGGCACAGCGCCAGGCAGGTGGAGACCTCGGCGGTCGTGCGCGGGCGCACCACCGCCTGCGCGTTGCCCTTGTACAGGCCGCGCCAGTCGGACAACCAGGGCGCGATGTCGGCCTCGGCGGTGATGACGGTGTCAGGGCCCAGGGCCTGGACCAGGCGTTGCGTAAAGTCGGATGCGCTCATGATGTCTGCCTTGCGGCGGGAGAGAGGAGATCGAGTTGCAGGCGGCTGGCCGCCTGTTGCAGATGGCGGGCGGCGGCGTGCCGCGCCCGTTCGGGATCGCGGGCGCGGATGGCCTCGAACACGGCCACGTGTTCCTGGTGCACGGCGGCCGTCAGGCCGGCTTGCAGCCGGCTATTGCTGCGCGCGGTGCTGACCGCCAGCCTGAGCTGCAGGTTCAAATACTGCAGCAGGTCCTGGTAGCAGCTGTTGTGCGTGGCGGCGGCGATGGCGCGGTGAAAGGCGATGTCGTGTTCCACGCCCTGCTCCGGGTCGTCCAGATGCGATTCCAGGTCGGCCAGGGCGCTCGCCATGGCAGCCAGGTCCGCATCGTCGCGCCGCAGCGCGGCAAGCGCGGCCGCGCCGCCTTCCAGCTCCATGCGCAGTTCGTAGACCCCGGCCAGCTGCTTGCGGTCCACGGCGATGCCGGCGGATAGCTGGAAGCCCTGTGCGCCGGTGCGCGACAGCACGGTGCTGCCGGACCCCTGCCGGCTCTGGATCAGGCCCTGGGCGCGCAGCCGTTCAGTGGCTTCGCGGATGACTGCGGCGCTGACGCCGTATTGCTCAGCCAGCACGCGGCCCGCCGGCAGCTTGGCGCCAATGGGATAGGCGCCCCCGGCGATGTCGG
The sequence above is drawn from the Achromobacter xylosoxidans genome and encodes:
- a CDS encoding fumarylacetoacetate hydrolase family protein, with the protein product MDQAKALPVDLEQALLVGRVWRPGHGPCVVAVRRGEVIDITAAAPTMADLLDRPDRVALAASAAGEWLGDVHALMAASLAGQEGLRLLAPCDLQPVKAAGVTFAISLLERMIEEEAGGDASRAEEIRVRMQALIGSDLSRLRPGSPEAAKLKAELTERGQWSQYLEVGIGPDAEVFSKAPPMASVGTGAQIGVLPESRWNNPEPEIVLAVDSRGEIVGATLGNDVNLRDIEGRSALLLTKAKDNNGSCAIGPFIRLFDGGFSLDSVRQADVSLRIEGLDGFVLDGVSHMREISRDPLDLVRQACGKHHQYPDGFMLFLGTMFSPTQDRMGPGTGFTHKLGDRVVIASERLGALVNEVRLATEIEPWTFGVRALYANLAGRGLLRQGT
- a CDS encoding IclR family transcriptional regulator, coding for MATVHDVPAIRRTHDILQVLAGRNTPVKASELAESCQLARSTLYLLLDCLEQRRWIERRDGGYVIGIELMALGHAYLRQDGLQAAFQAAAGAFVARHNEVVQLATLDGFDVVYLAREDARRPVRLVSDLGLRLPAHACALGKALLASLPPEDLAARVPDTLPRVTERSLATRAALDQELEQVRSTGLAQDLEEVATGLVCYAAYVGMTPLGKRIAVSTSIPTDRLDEAHRRDVIDGIQRVARDIALRVIPGA
- the rplU gene encoding 50S ribosomal protein L21, with the translated sequence MYAVVKTGGKQYRVAAGEKLKIEQIPADIGQEITLDQVLSVGEGDQLKVGTPLVSGAVVKATVLAQGRHDKVKIFKMRRRKHYQKRQGHRQNYTEIRIEAITA
- the rpmA gene encoding 50S ribosomal protein L27, translating into MAQKKGGGSTRNGRDSESKRLGVKAFGGELIPAGSIIVRQRGTRFHAGVNVGMGKDHTLFALIDGKVQFGFKGALNKQTVSIVAAE
- the obgE gene encoding GTPase ObgE; this translates as MKFVDEATIEVVAGKGGNGVASFRREKFIPRGGPDGGDGGRGGTIFAVADRNINTLIDYRYARLHRAKNGENGRGSDQYGAAAPDITLRVPVGTIIHDADTGEVLFDLNQHEQKVVLAAGGQGGMGNIHFKSSVNRAPRQWTPGKEGEHRYLRMELKVLADVGLLGLPNAGKSTLITRISNAKPKIADYPFTTLHPNLGVVRTSPSRSFVVADIPGLIEGASEGAGLGHLFLRHLARTRVLLHLVDVSTPDPDADPVEQAVVDARAIVEELRRYDPELAAKPRWLVLNKLDMVPDPEDTKRRFLELYDWKGPVFGISGLSGEGTQDLIYALQDYLDAEREKEHLSQDQAEENYVAPDPRFDDKRSTADQRPAPRGDDE
- the proB gene encoding glutamate 5-kinase — translated: MSAETPVVSVVTNAQRLVAKVGSSLVTNEGRGLDRAAVAHWAAQIAALHKQGKQIVLVSSGAIAEGMARLGWRKRPSVMHELQAAAAVGQMGLCQAYEAAFAEYGLRTAQILLTHEDLADRHRYLNARSTLFALLRLGVVPIVNENDTVVTDEIRLGDNDTLGALVTNLIEADTLIILTDQRGLYDSDPRKNPDAKFMSHAQAGDPALEAMAGGAGSGIGTGGMLTKVLAAKRAAHSGAHTVIASGRERNVLTRLAQGECIGSELRAVLPVWSARKQWLADHLRLRGRVVLDDGAVQALLREGKSLLPIGVTEVEGEFGRGDVVACVDGQGRECARGLINYSSADTRRILRQPSSQIARILGSMTEPELMHRDNLVVL
- a CDS encoding response regulator transcription factor, with the protein product MEQRGSVFVVRLDARADENFAEALRLLRWQVRVFDSSAAVLEHLQAQGADALVLLGGTQGVPSLIAMLRRAAPAMAVLWQAADVDASDRIAALDAGADVCTAAGMDALEWDALLRNLYRRAPSTALPWRLDPHAGALAGPAGEFLPLTVTERAFFVRLLSAPGYCLRRECFFPAGKRKALDGARRVDVLLSRLRSKARRLNIDLPVLAVRGWGYILLPQGAASMQGLRALPGYPDA
- a CDS encoding helix-turn-helix domain-containing protein; translated protein: MKTFSDRLKHARLLRGHTQKDLARLARISQSAIGSYESGLRHSSRSARKLAQVLKVEVEWLETGKGPLELPVEGYDLSNTLPAPGVAEPVPRPGGRPRPMAPWPFPNISPSLFESLTADDRVILESITQAYIEKTILIRRGAKTRGRKLG
- a CDS encoding type II toxin-antitoxin system RelE/ParE family toxin — its product is MRPGTGKSGGIRVIYDWLTDEDQILMLLAYPKSVRDNLSAAELSELRALVKDL
- the nadS gene encoding NadS family protein — protein: MDKQLLADLKTSLKEAAAIRKGETRPSRISTLDPLDVKQVREQTKLSQAEFAAALQVSVRTLQNWEQKRRVPTGPAAALLKVVANEPEIALRALHRQAHGAAQKTPSPHQSSSAHRART
- a CDS encoding SecDF P1 head subdomain-containing protein; translation: MQLTLRKLAPALVVVTLALAGCKTAPTKTSGDTATPQAGQEAAKPAAAAASVDFYLAQKQPGAGMREINLPDGKLYMQTVPVLTRADLTDAAALVDRQGQNFVGLRFSEAGARKLNDVSTKNVGNMLALVIDQELVAAPLIGEPLNRGVLAFGVASAQAASEIAAKIRGDAAVPPAGGAAPAPAAKP